The Fragaria vesca subsp. vesca linkage group LG2, FraVesHawaii_1.0, whole genome shotgun sequence genome includes a window with the following:
- the LOC101300871 gene encoding F-box protein At2g32560-like produces MLYLLISCVSFILVSKSMTNKQPWQEGQLKLFSIGLSTLLMNWFQKSRLHTGLLQPISFRVKHMVMKSSGSREVLENVDQEQPGGHVCLLDLPDLTMECILEKLSPSGLCSMAGVCTSMRDRCIRDHFWEKHMKQKWGKLIGAAAYREWELQHTDSARRRNNQSDQTKKKSVFDSLSGLLQFCSWVIRPKLQSCRVKTTSATTLPVDSVMSLYLSLEIGDFWFPAQVYNRENGNVGFMLSCYDAQLRYDSGSDTFQARYSPYGRRTMEENIPWDRIRAAPVDTPSHMLHVSDCLHDLKPGDHIEIQWRRSKEFPYGWWYGVIGHFELCNGSENHCHCHYNDTVVLEFSQYTPGSRWRQMMINRKYHREEGNEADGFYGGIRKLYNVEEIAKWKLLWPNQVLE; encoded by the exons ATGCTGTATCTCCTAATCTCTTGTGTCTCCTTCATTCTTGTTTCCAAGTCCATGACTAACAAGCAACCATGGCAGGAGGGTCAGCTCAAGTTGTTCTCAATTGGGTTATCAACTCTCCTAATGAACTGGTTCCAGAAGAGTAGGCTTCATACAGGTTTATTGCAACCCATTAGCTTCAGAGTTAAACACATGGTGATGAAGAGTTCAGGTTCAAGAGAAGTTTTGGAGAATGTGGATCAGGAGCAACCAGGTGGTCATGTTTGTCTATTGGACTTGCCTGATTTGACAATGGAGTGCATTCTTGAGAAGCTTTCCCCATCTGGGTTGTGCAGTATGGCTGGAGTTTGTACTTCTATGAGGGATAGGTGCATACGTGACCATTTTTGGGAGAAGCATATGAAGCAGAAATGGGGTAAACTGATTGGGGCTGCTGCTTATAGAGAATGGGAGTTGCAGCATACGGATTCAGCAAGAAGAAGAAACAACCAGTCTGATCAAACCAAGAAGAAAAGTGTATTTGACTCCCTTTCTGGGTTGTTGCAGTTTTGTTCATGGGTGATCAGACCAAAATTACAAAGCTGCAGGGTGAAGACTACTAGTGCTACTACTTTGCCGGTTGATTCTGTCATGTCTTTATATCTTTCTCTTGAAATAGGGGACTTCTGGTTCCCAGCTCAGGTCTATAACCGTGAG AATGGTAATGTAGGCTTTATGTTGTCTTGTTATGATGCACAATTGAGATACGATTCGGGATCAGACACTTTTCAAGCAAG GTATTCACCTTATGGGAGGAGGACAATGGAGGAAAATATACCATGGGATAGAATAAGAGCTGCTCCAGTTGATACTCCCTCACATATGCTTCATGTCTCTGATTGTTTACATGACTTAAAACCTGGTGATCATATCGAAATCCAATGGAGAAGAAGCAAGGAATTCCCTTATG GTTGGTGGTATGGTGTCATTGGCCACTTCGAGTTGTGCAACGGGAGTGAGAATCATTGCCATTGTCACTACAATG ATACAGTAGTACTGGAGTTCAGTCAATATACCCCTGGCTCGCGGTGGAGGCAAATGATGATAAACCGAAAATACCACCGAGAAGAGGGGAACGAGGCAGATGGTTTCTATGGAGGAATTAGAAAGCTTTACAATGTAGAAGAAATTGCAAAGTGGAAGCTCCTATGGCCTAACCAAGTCCTGGAATAA